CTCTGCAATATCCAGACTATTTAAATATCTTCGAGGAGATCTTAAGATCAAACCTAAAAACGTCCTGAGCCCGAAAGTTTCTTATTTTGCGGATATGCTAATCAAATATACAGTGTACATAGTTACTTTTCTTATAGCATTGATGATACTTTTAAGCGCTTTGAAAATTCTCGGAAACATATCTCAAAAAATATCTGTATTCTTTTCAAATAACGTTGACGGATTTTTATGGATCGTGTTTGTGATATTGATAGGATTTGTAATATACAAATTTTTGATTGAATTAATTAAAGATATGAAATTGAGATCTCTCAAAGAGAAAGAAAGGCTTGAGAAAAATCTAAAAATGGTCATAAGATTTACAATTTTTATAATTGATCTAGTAGTTGTATTAACTATAATTTTGTTGATGCTAGGAATATCAAATGTCCATTACCTAATTATTTCAATTATAATGTTTACAATTATTATCAGCGCTTTAATATTTTTAACCACTCCTCTCAAAAACTGGATATCTGGAGTTATATTAATGTATACTGGTGCATTTTTAGAAAATGATAATGTACAGATTGGAGATAAAATCAATGGAAAAGTAATAGAGATTGATACTTTATTCACCAAAATTTTAGATGAAGAAACTATGATAGAGCTGATACCTAACTCTTTGATACTATCTAATAAAATAGCTATTAAAAGCTCTGTGTTCTCAAATATTCCAATTATACTACAGTTTAACGTTAGTTTTAAGGTGCCGCATGAAAAAATAGAGGAATTAATAATGGATGCGATCAAAGGAACTGAAAATGTTCTTGATATACAACCTAGACCTGCAATCAATGCCGTAAAATTTGAAAATGACAAAATTGTGTATGAACTGAAAGTAT
This genomic interval from Thermoplasmata archaeon contains the following:
- a CDS encoding mechanosensitive ion channel family protein produces the protein MNFIANIADFVKNFGITIIIILGVVVVTIYIFSYLHRFFQYLKAQKYHLLNDTILEFIEIGIEYTLSIFVVIGIFYILSTVSEFAKTYLWETTTPLLFPFFVIFLLIIFAAIITSAISRLFKYLRGDLKIKPKNVLSPKVSYFADMLIKYTVYIVTFLIALMILLSALKILGNISQKISVFFSNNVDGFLWIVFVILIGFVIYKFLIELIKDMKLRSLKEKERLEKNLKMVIRFTIFIIDLVVVLTIILLMLGISNVHYLIISIIMFTIIISALIFLTTPLKNWISGVILMYTGAFLENDNVQIGDKINGKVIEIDTLFTKILDEETMIELIPNSLILSNKIAIKSSVFSNIPIILQFNVSFKVPHEKIEELIMDAIKGTENVLDIQPRPAINAVKFENDKIVYELKVYIENFDKKEEIISKLIFKIQDKFLAEKIIIGI